ACGTAGCGAGCGAGCCATGCAGTGATGATGGGGCACATCGCGCGCGCCGTCGAGCGTTGGCGCGAGGAGAGGTAGGTTGATGTGAGTGAGTCAGCGCGACGCGTGATCGCGCGCGTTACTTCTTTTCTTTGCCGTCTTTGCCCTTGGGTGCGTCGGGGGCCTTCTCGGGAGGTGCGCCACCACCACCGCGTCCCCATCCCCAACCTCGGCGATTCATTCCGCCCGGTCCCATGCCGGGGCCGCCGCCTCCGGGTCCCATGCCGGGACCGCCCGGACCCATGCCGGGACCATCGGGTCCCATGCCGGGAGCGCCCGGACCACCTGGCCCCATACCCGGACCATCTGCTCCAGGTCCCATGCGTCCGCGTCCTTTGCCCTGTCCCATGCGCATTCCTGGAGCGCGCATGCGACCTTGCATCGGTCCGCGCGCAGCCATCTGTTTCATGGTCTCGAGGATCGACTGCACGCTGGCGTTGTACTGCTCCGGCGTGATGTCGTTGTTGGCGCGCGCCTCGCACAAGCGAAAGAGCAGCGCGTCCAGCATGGCATCCGGGCCACGGGGTGCGGCCCCTCCACCCCGGCGTCCGCCTTTGCCTGGCTTGCCCGGGTGTCCCGCGCGCAACGTGCAGCTGCGCGTGCCGTTCGCGTTCTGCTGGACAACAGTGAGTGCGCCTGGAGTGGAGACCAAGTGCGTGCCAGGCTCACTCACGTGAGCGCTGTTGACCCGCGCCCCGTGCCCACAGGCGAAGAGCAACGGAGAAGCGGCGAGGATGGGAAGCAAGCGTAGTAGGGACATCGATGGCTCCTGGCTGAGTTGCAGCATTGGACGGACGTCCGAGGGCGTTGCTTCACCCTCGTCGGTCGGTCTCAGACTTCCGCCAGCCACATCACCGTTTCGAAGTGATGGGTCCGCGGGAACATGTCGTAGGCCTGGACTTTGCGCAAGCCGTAGCCGTACTCCACCAGCAGTTTTGCATCCCGCGCGAGCGTCACTGGGTCACAGCTGACGTAGGCAATGTGCTTGGCACGCAGCCGAGCGACGTCGCCGATGATGTGCTTGGCGCCAGTGCGCGGAGGATCCAACACGAGCAGATCCGGTTTCGCCATGCGCTTGGGTAGCTTCGGCATCCCGCGCGCGAGGTCAGCGTCCAGGAAGGAGAGTTCCTGCAGATCCTGCGCCTTGGCGACCTGCTGAGCGGATCGCAGGCCCGCTCCGTCCCGATCCACAGCGACGCCCGTGCGTCCCCGCGCCAAGGGCAGACTGAAGTTGCCCGCGCCACAATACAACTCGACGAAGCGTTGCACCCCCAGTGCGGCAGCCTCCGCCACGACGTCGCCAACGAGCTTGCGGTTCACTTCCCAGTTGACCTGTACGAACACGCCCGCCGGGGCCAAGAGCGTCAGATCCGCGTCGAGGCGAAAGCGCTGCGGTTCGCCATGTTGCTTCACTCCGGCCACGGCCCACCCCTCCGGGCCCAGAGCCGCGGCCACGGCAATTTGCGCTCGAGTCGGCTCGACCCCGTCGCGAGGCGACGCGAAGAGCATGACGCGATCGTCGTCATCGACTTGCAGCTCCAGTTCGGCGATGGCTTCCACGAGGGCGGCGTGCTCCGACAGCGCGCTGGCAACTCGTTCCAGCGCGGCATTGATCGGGTCGCGCGCAACCGCACAGCGACGAATCGGCACGACCAAGTGGGATTTCTCCGCGTAGAGTCCGAGCCTGCCACTGCGCGCGACGTGAACACGCAGTCGCGTGCGGTAGCCGAGCTCGGCCCCCGCGGTGATGAGCGGCGGCAGTTCGCCGAGATCGTGAAAGCCGCCTGTGCGCTGCAGCGCTTGATCGAGGATCGACCGCTTGGCCTCGAGTTCCGTCGCTCGCGATAGGTGCATCAGATCGCAGCCTCCGCACTCCGCGGCATGGGGACACTCTGGGCTGACGCGTCCCTCACCGGGTTTTACGACTTCGTAGTCGAGTGCGCGCGCGTAGCTCTTCTTCTGAATGCGCCGCCGAACCGCGATCACGTCGCCAGGCGCCGTCGAGGACGCGAAGGCGACGCGGCCATCCCCGAGATGCGCCATGCCGTCGCCCCCGGGCACGATGCGCTCGATGGTCCAGGACTCCGGATCGTTGCTCATCGCGGTCCTCCGTGGATGGCGCGGCCCGACCTCGTGGAAAATCCTTGGGATTTCGCGGAGGTCATCGAAAAACTCCGAGGGCCCTGTCACACTTCGGGAGGCCGGGGCGATGGGCCCCGTATATGTCCGCTGCTCTGCCCATGCCCCAACCCTCCCCCGCTCCCCCCGCTCGCCACGCGGTGCTCTCGGATCCAACGCTGCATCGGGACCTGCTTCGGTTTGCGCGGCGGCGGCTGCCGGAGCACGAAGCGGACGACTTGGTCCAGGCCACGCTGGCGGATGCGCTGGCGGCGGAGCGGGGCCCTGAGAACCCCGAAGAAGTGCGCAAGTGGGTGCACGGCATCGCGCGCAACAAGATCGTGGATCACTACCGCAAGGGCAAGCGAGAACAGCTTTCCCAGCCCGAAGACAGCGAGGCGGCGGCCGAGAGCGATGCGGCGGGAGCACGAGACTTGCTGCAGTGGGCAGAACGGGAGCTCCCTGCGGGGGACGACGCGGAACACACCCTGGAGTGGATGCTGCGTGAAGGCGACGGCGAGAAGCTCGAGCACATCGCGGAAGAAGCATCGCTCCCAGCGCCACGTGTTCGGCAGCGGGTCAGCCGCATGCGCAAGCACTTTCGCGCGCGCTGGGCCGCGCAGCTAGCCGCAGCCGCTATCCTGGCCGCGCTGGCGGTTGCCGCGTGGTTCGTGCTGCGCAAGGGCAGCCCAGGTCCCGACGACATCGCTCGCGAGAAGGTCCCGAGCCCGGTGGAGCGCGGCCAAGAGCTGCGACGGCGCGCGCTGGAAGACTGCGACGCTGCACGCTGGAATGAGTGTGTACGCGGCCTGGACGAAGCCAAGCGCCTCGATCCCGCCGGGGACACGACGCCGCAGGTCGGCGCGGCCCGCGCGCGCGCGGCCAAGGGGAGTTCGTCGAAGGGGCAGGCGCCGCTGACGCCCAACGTCATTCCTCCCGGTCCCGAGCCGGAAAAGAAGCCAGCGCCGAAGATCGACAAGCAGGCGCCCCCAAAGGGCGAAAAGGGTAGCTCGCTCTCCGACACGAACGCGAAACCCGTCAATCCACCAGACTACCTGGAAATCCAGAAGAAGAGCGCGCCACCCACCAAGGGCTTCTCGATTCCGGAGCAAGATCAGAATGTCGCTCCGCAACCCCAAACTCCACCCCAGGCCCCCAGCGTGGTGCCGCAGCAGGCTCCCTCGCAGCAGCTGCAGCAGAAGGGCTCCTACAACTCCGCACCGACGAAGAAGTCCAAGGCGGCCCCGACGAAGACTGCCAAGAAGTCGGACGTGATGCAGGGTATTGGGATCTCGAAGTAGCTAGTCTCCGGCGTCCGCGTCCGCGTCCGTGTCCACGCCGCACGCCCGCAGGAACTCCTGGACGAGTTCCTGCTGAGACTCGAGCCACCCTTCGCTGGCGGCATGCCTCGCCAGGCGATCGAGCTGCGCTCCGAACGCCGCGATCCGTTCTGGACCCAGGCGCTGCATATACATGCCTACGTGTTCCAGCGCATCCCCCGCCGCCTCGGGGTCCATTTGATCGTCGTCGCTCAGGTCCAAGAAGGCGACCATGTGCAGCAACGCCAGCAGCTCAGGGTCGATGTCCAACGCAAGCGGTACGACCGGAAGGACGTACTCAGGGCGATCGGCGCCCGACTCGTTCATCTCAGCCTTTCGTGCCGAACACGCCGTCCCAGAACATGTTCGAGACCCCGAACTTGGCGTCGGGGTTCTTGAAGTGGTGCAGCATGTGATGCTTCTTCAGCGCGAGTCCGTACTTACTTCGCGGATTGAAGTGGTGGATGTAGTAGTGGGTGAGATCGTAGGTCATGTAGCCAACGCTGAATCCGGCGTGGAACGGCCATACGTAGGTTGCACCGAGAGCGAAGAAAAAGATCGCTCCGAACACGAAGAACAGGGTGATGCTGACGGCAGGGGGCATCACCAGGCGGTACTTGTCCTTCGGCCAGGTGTGGTGGACGCCGTGCACCAAGAAGTGCATGCGCTCGCCCCAGGACACCTTGGGTATCCAATGGAAGAACGTGCGATGCAGCCAGTACTCTGTCAGGCTCCACACGACGCCACCTGCGACGAACAACCCCGCACTCAGCAGGATAGACAGGCCGGCCCGTGTCAGGCCGTACCAGAACAGCGCACTTGCGGCAGGAACGAATAGCGCCGGCACGACCATGGGGTGGGTGCGCGAGAAGAAATCGACGAGGTCGCTCTCGAACAT
The nucleotide sequence above comes from Polyangiaceae bacterium. Encoded proteins:
- a CDS encoding sterol desaturase family protein, producing MMRATPESPRMFESDLVDFFSRTHPMVVPALFVPAASALFWYGLTRAGLSILLSAGLFVAGGVVWSLTEYWLHRTFFHWIPKVSWGERMHFLVHGVHHTWPKDKYRLVMPPAVSITLFFVFGAIFFFALGATYVWPFHAGFSVGYMTYDLTHYYIHHFNPRSKYGLALKKHHMLHHFKNPDAKFGVSNMFWDGVFGTKG
- a CDS encoding RNA polymerase sigma factor, which translates into the protein MPQPSPAPPARHAVLSDPTLHRDLLRFARRRLPEHEADDLVQATLADALAAERGPENPEEVRKWVHGIARNKIVDHYRKGKREQLSQPEDSEAAAESDAAGARDLLQWAERELPAGDDAEHTLEWMLREGDGEKLEHIAEEASLPAPRVRQRVSRMRKHFRARWAAQLAAAAILAALAVAAWFVLRKGSPGPDDIAREKVPSPVERGQELRRRALEDCDAARWNECVRGLDEAKRLDPAGDTTPQVGAARARAAKGSSSKGQAPLTPNVIPPGPEPEKKPAPKIDKQAPPKGEKGSSLSDTNAKPVNPPDYLEIQKKSAPPTKGFSIPEQDQNVAPQPQTPPQAPSVVPQQAPSQQLQQKGSYNSAPTKKSKAAPTKTAKKSDVMQGIGISK